Proteins encoded together in one Impatiens glandulifera chromosome 1, dImpGla2.1, whole genome shotgun sequence window:
- the LOC124943062 gene encoding kinesin-like protein KIN-14D has protein sequence MRKLTERYIPGTPKSKLQLLVLDILAVKKGEFIDEIERLDAVRRQQDTEHSPRLETGDGQNSEPAITEKEVITIINEFANTKVRPWKKKIKNAVVQTIKLAETTREDLVKANERITSVETNYGEADARCDDHLKRTIALEEMTPKLVDDLKSVTQRVEELERFQEKTEQQLTKVDEDLGRSSTEAGSTLDRVTSLEEKNTSLEERNNKLETDLKAVTEQVNELINAKLAADRAVEEENAEAAKKIQDALDEETRKTKEAPRLSDADLAERARNVAARNPALVKSIAAQEAKDAERLNTEKQRLDEYAKAHKKSRAAPSSSVPATRKRKVSARKTQVTEMLGRITKTVVDSIPDPTLQTENDFEEDLEPRHTRQRVINAVPVSTVGQPFSPHQDITGAGGSSSRPAQPAEDQPTDDLMGDFLPSRLD, from the exons ATGCGAAAGCTTACAGAAAGGTATATTCCAGGAACACCGAAGTCTAAATtacaactcttggtgttggatATCCTTGCGGTAAAGAAAGGGGAGTTCATTGACGAGATAGAGCGGCTTGACGCGGTGCGCAGACAGCAAGATACAGAGCACTCTCCGCGTCTTGAGACCGGTGACGGTCAGAATTCAG AACCGGCCATCACAGAAAAGGAGGTCATAACTATCATCAACGAATTTGCCAACACCAAGGTTCGACCgtggaaaaagaaaattaagaacGCCGTGGTTCAAACAATCAAGTTGGCCGAAACCACAAGGGAAGACCTTGTGAAGGCAAACGAGCGGATCACATCGGTCGAAACCAACTACGGTGAAGCCGATGCTCGGTGCGACGATCATCTCAAGCGAACTATAGCCTTGGAGGAAATGACTCCAAAGTTGGTAGATGACCTCAAGTCGGTCACCCAAAGGGTGGAGGAGTTGGAACGGTTTCAAGAGAAAACCGAGCAACAGCttacaaaggtcgatgaggacctgggGCGGTCAAGCACCGAAGCCGGTTCCACACTTGATAGGGTCACAAGCCTCgaagaaaaaaatacaagtcTTGAGGAGCGAAACAACAAACTTGAAACCgacctcaaggcggtcaccgaacaggtgaatGAGCTGATCAATGCCAAGCTTGCTGCCGATAGAGCGGTTGAGGAGGAAAACGCTGAGGCGGCTAAGAAAattcaggatgcgctggacgaagaaACGCGGAAAACGAAGGAGGCACCGCGATTGTCTGATGCGGACTTGGCCGAACGCGCACGAAATGTAGCGGCTAGAAATCCGGCACTTGTAAAGTCCATAGCAGCTCAAGAGGCCAaggatgcagagcggttaaacACTGAAAAACAAAGGCTCGACGAATAtgccaaggctcacaagaagtccagGGCGGctccctcctcttcggttccggcaacACGAAAGAGGAAAGTTTCTGCAAGAAAGACTCAAGTCACCGAGATGCTGGGCAGAATTACCAAGACAGTTGTTGACTCTATACCGGACCCGACTCTGCAAACCGAGAATGACTTCGAAGAGGATCTAGAGCCGCGACATACAAGACAACGAGTTATCAATGCGGTTCCAGTCAGCACGGTCGGTCAACCGTTCTCTCCTCACCAGGACATCACGGGAGCAGGAGGTTCTTCTTCAAGACCGGCTCAACCGGCTGAGGACCAACCAACAGATGACTTGATGGGAGACTTCCTGCCATCCAGATTGGACTAG